In Coffea arabica cultivar ET-39 chromosome 9e, Coffea Arabica ET-39 HiFi, whole genome shotgun sequence, the genomic window TGTATCTTATTCTCGATTATTTCAACTCTTCAGGAGGTTTTCCCAATAGAAACTTAATGCAAATAACCAGTGTACCAATATATTCAACAAGGAGCTCCATCTTTATCCAACATACCAAGTAAAATCTGATGAAAgaatttctacaaaaaaaaaaattacttttctaAAATACATTTTACACGGATTGTAACAACGAAGTTTTGGCTTTTTAAGATACACAATACTGAACATAGAATAGGTTCTAATGTACCACTAGTGATTAATAGATATTGAGTAAATATTATATGTATGATTAATGTATACACTATCTATCGTGATTAGATGAATACCATACATGTAAAATTtagatttaaaatttaaattcaacaGATATAACATATATGGATTGCTATCgaaaaattttcatgttttaaacacatttttcaatcgtTACAGTATATTATTATacaaaaactactaaaaatagcaatcccaacGGGCAATTTTAGACTCTCTTTACCATTCATTGAATTACAATTTGGTAATTTACGCGATAAATATCATTACAATCTTTCCGAATGAGGGTAgttaaaaaagtgattaaagaAGGTATCATTCGTTGAAGTATCCTTCCAATTGAAGATAATTCaagtgaataaatcaatttaTCTTGATTATCGTGTGTGTGAGAAATGCAGTACAAAAATTCTAAATTGTttattttaaccaaaacaaTAACAATCTCATACTGCAACTCCACAATTTACTAACTTATCAGAAATAGCTTTTTCCATAATTCCAAGTAAATTACaacattcaaaattttaaataaataacaaggggaaaaaattaaaaggcAATTGAGGAAAATGTAAAAAGTAAGGGATTTGCATACTTGTTTGTTCTGTAGAATATCAAGAAACTCCTGTTACCATCATTTTCACCAGAAAATCCACCATTTGCTGAATTTGGTCCAAGTCCCCCTGCTATGGAATCCTCCTCATATTCGATTCTGCAGCCCATCCTCGGCTTCAGCAACTGCTGCAACAGCAGAAGTAGTAGTACTGCTAGTCCTAGATTATACTGCTACCGTAGATTTCCGGGGACCCATCTCCATAATCTTCCTTTATTTTCTCATACTTCCGCAAATTCAAGCCTTTTTCACGCCAAAAGGTTGCAAATAATGCCTCAAGCTCATCTACTAGCAGTATTGATCAGGACCCACCTCAGAAACTTGCTGTTCTTCTTGAAGTTGAAGGGTATCTTACTTTTTTCATTTTAAGTTCTTGATTATTACAAAACatgaataaattggtcaaaatttttattgtttttaaacGAAATGTGGGTCAGATTGACTGGCTTAAATGAAATTGGTTGTCGATATGAAATTTGTCATGCTTGTGATTCTGTGGAGTTTTTTCCCAATTAATTTTGATTCTGTGGTTGTTTTGCATTCGGGGTTGTGTTGTTATTTAGTTCAAGATTTCTGTCAATGTCAACTTCTGTTTTCTCCAGCTTGGCTTTTGCATGGTTTTCATTTCGTGCAGCTTTGTTCATAATCTAATAAAAGTAGTTGcctctaagaaaaaaaaaatctaataaaaGTTGTTGGATAAAGATTCTATTAAATTGACATCATCGGGAAATGAGGCCTAAATTAGCTAACTTTTTCACTAAATTGACATAAAACTTTAATGTGTGAGTTTTATGTTTCCTCATGTGGACGGTAAATCAAAAAGCATGTGCCCATGTTAAAGACAAATTGGACTACCAGGCGCAGGCAAAATTTGAATAGCTAGCAAAGAATACGAGCATTACCTGAGCCACCATTTTCTTTATCACAGAATTGCTTGTATATTGTTTCGAAACTTAACAGAGTTATGTGGGATATCTTACAGAATTAAAATTGTTCTGGAGGGCATTAGTATTCTGATCAGTGATCAGGAAAGTATAAGACTGGCTCAGGGCATATTTCTTGTAGCTTTAAAGCTAAAACTTGTATCCATTTGATAGGAATATCCAGTCACCCTGTGGACACACCTGTTCTAGTTTTTTCTTGGTGGAACTCTTTCCTTCTATCGCCATCCACCAGATAAATCAAAGAATGCTTCGACTATGCCGTTGGTGTACGTCATTTTGTGGTTACAATTGTAATTGCTTAATCACTTTCTGCGAACTATGCTATGGAGAAGATGCAAGTATAAAAAGATTTCCAGGACTAATTTTGTTCACAGTTTGTGAAGGGATGAGAACGCAAGATATGAGACCATGTAAACTGTTTTTTCTCTTATTATTTCACACGATATAGGTGTTTGATACAGGTTGACATTTTGTGCTTGAGGTAGCATTCAAACTCGTAGCACTGAATGGAGTTATTTCTCTGACAATTTATGTTTGTCCAGGGTATTGATGGATGTCTACCGCTTCGGCAATCGGAAAGCCTTCAACATAGGTTTGAAATTTGATAACAAATGAATGGTGCTGAGTGATGGAGCAATTATTAGGCACCTTTTACGCTATTATTTGGTCATAATTTTGGCTACTTACTGTGCTAAATATTGAGATTTTgctcatatttgatatttgtgtatATTGCAGACGGTTGGTGTTAAAAGTGGTATCTCAGGGTAAATTTTCAGAGGGCTTTTCATTTCAGAGCGTGTTCATGCCAGAAACTGTAGAAAGATGCCTAAAAGACGGATCCCGCGGGATTGGTAGAGAAAGTGGGGAATTAGGAAATCAAAGAGTGCGGCTATCTTCTCATGGGCTGCGGGGGTCTATTCCTAGAGAAAGTAGAGTCTCTAacgctttctttcttttcggcGGCTACCTTGGGGGAATTGGCAAAAAACCAGATTCACGTGGGATAAGGAGATTAGTTTTTGAGCTTTCTTATGTTTTTGTGGGGATAGCTATCTTCGGTGAATTGGCAAAAAAGCCAGATTCACGTGGGATTAGGAGATTAGTCTATCTGATTAGGAGGAGTTTTCTTTGGCTTAGGAAAGTAGTTTTTCGATAGGAATAAAAAAACGGGAAGTCCGAAACAATAGGAGGAGGACTTCTTTTTCTCCTGGGTTGCAAGGAACAAACAgacgttcttttttttttcttcttaattcCGATACTTCATCACACTCTTTGGGGAAAGTGGCCACGGCAATAAACTCCAATATTTTGCGCATGGCTTCTTCCATGGGGATGAACTAAGCTTTCCTAGTCGAAGGTCAATTTGAGAACTCGATttcaaatatctgtgagatcgaattaattttatttatttcttttattcattgatATTTGTACGTTTCTTGATTTAATTGCTTAagcttgttatgttatttgaatgtcaagggtccgatattcgaattaacctaatgATCCAAtgccaaattaattgattgaatccgtaattgttcaattgattaataccagtggcgactagcatgattggtttcatgttagggaaacgtatgatctaatttaaacaaaccctcgtagcgtgtttgttggttaggattggatttttctaattattaatgcaatcgaggaattaaatcctacggtcgtacctagggttgtttcttggttagagaaatagtcaacggtcgtaccttgactatcgataAAGTAAGGAAAAGTTAGTTATCAGAGCTTGTTGATggctataaccaatctagtaatgagtaattgaattatatttgcatcgatgatcagttgaatggaccgtgtctgaaaagttgcacctttggctagagtcgtattggctattgattaattcttgtttaatTCTATTAATAGtttcattagttagttaattaattattttatattctccaaaaatcccccatacttcggactctgaaagaaacaaattatccccagtccctgtggattcgaccctactcaccgctgtatacaaaatttgtaattttcttgagtaagtaattattattgcacaggttcggcacctgtcactgAGAAAACTATattttatgtttattgtttTCTATATGGTCAATACTTGATTATTAGTTGAATATTCTTTTTTGAAATGAATAGATACACATTTCACTACCGAATCAAGAgtgaattaaaacaaaaataattataatattctTTCTTTGAAATAAATAGATACACATTTCGAGGAAGGTTGGATTTGATGATAAAGTAAGAATATTATAAATTGAAGAAATCCCAGGCCCCAAGGGTTTAGGATTAAGAGTTGTCGGGTATATTAGTAGGAACTAGTATTAAGGTGTTAAGGGTTAGGGAAAGCAAATGGTTGAGTAGAGTCAAGCTCGACTTAATTTCATTGTTACTCGATTGAGCATGAACTCAAATTTCAGCGTATTCTCTACGTTTTGATGGGattcaaattaaaataaaagtattcatgatattatttaaaataaatacacaGATATTTCATTCCAATGACTATTGATTAGCAaggataaaataaattaatgaaTATCACTAGATTCGATGAGTTTTAAAGTTAAATATCTTTGGACTAGACGTGTAAATTCATTCAACCGATTGAACTCGACTTGAGTTGCCCAACTTCAAATCTAGTATTGACTGTGCTCGTGAGCATGTTCAATTCATTTGTAGTCCTGATCGACTaaatgaaattaaagaaaaattctatgatttaaaaagaaaaagaaaaaaaccaaaGGGATCCAAATGAAGACAGTTTTAGTACAACAGGTTACTTAGGAAAATTGTTAGTAGAGATCCAAATGAAGACAGTTTTAGTACAAATTAAAATCATACACAAAGTTTCCGGGACCTAATCTCACAGGTGGGCTCAAAATGCCATACGTTTTATTTCTTTATGTATCAACCTGCAGTTGTGTGTTAAAACTTGTTTGTCACAGCAGCTCCCTGAACCAAAAGGTGAATCTTAGTTGAAAATCAATTTGGTGAAGTAATTATGTTTTGCTGACTTAGTTTACTCATTGAAAAGTTATTACTTGAATTGAAAATTCTAGAGTAGATAAAATTACCCTTGAAAAAACCTATGAGGCCTTGATTTACTAGTCCAGTTTGAGAACTTAGGATCTAGAGATTTTGGGTTCAAGTCTCACCAAAGTGTGAGTCGCTTCTAATTTCATATTGCCATTTATACCACCAAATATGGGGGGTTTGTTATAGTTTAAAATTAGTTATGATCTCTTGTAATCTCTTGTATTGATCCCACAATTAATTGTAGGTTATATGTAATCAaatcccccaaaaaaaaaaaaccactaaAAAAGTGTAATGTCTCTCTCCTTTAATGTCATTTCTTTTACTAGACAAGGAATAACTCGAGAAACATGGGTAAATTCTATAATGCGTAGTTCATATTTACAACTATCTTCATTGTGCCATCTTGCTGTGAAGAGGCATGGTAAAAAATGATCTAGGAATAGTGTTATGGCATTCTATGGTAATTGTAATTGATGATGCTGAAAATTTTGGCATCAACCACAATGATTTCATTGGACAAGATTGTTTTTATTGGGACGAATTTGTATTAAATTAGCTTATCTTTCCAAGGGCTACCTAAAAATCATTTtgtccgaaatttttttaaCCAATATGTATGAAAAAAGAGAGCCCTTTTCATAAGTGACAAAATTAACAATCTCGAAGTAATAGCccatttttcccaaaaaaacaaagaaggaagGAGGAAGGGAGAATAGAATTGTTGAAAATCAACTTTTTCCGAAGAAATAAAGAGTCAAAGACCCTTGACCCTCATTatctttttgaaataaaaacctATTCAATTGATCAAACTTCAGAGCCCACTTATTTTCTTGACAAGCTCTTCAGAACTATGCCTAGCAATCTGAGCAAGCAGATAAAATTCCTCATTCCCTTTCTTTAAATTTGCAGGATCACGCTTTGCTGCAAGGAAGACTGTCTTACAAGCTTGAACTTCTTGCTCAGCATCAAGTGTCTCAATTGGAATGTTGTCGAATTTGTGAGAATTGAAACTCCTCTTGGCAATTGTAAGATCACGAATGGCATCGTTATAGTTTTTGGAGCAATGCCAATATAAATTGTTCAAAagtttatctttttctttcttggaaACTGCATTGATCTTGGTATGGACATCATTAGCCTCCTGTAGTGCCACATCAATTGAGGCTTTAGTTATGGCCTTCAAAGTTTTGGAAGTTTTGACATGTTCGAGGTTCAAACATTCATGAGGGTTTGATGTTTTGGAGCAAATTGTATGCTGGATATCAAGTCCCTTAGGCTTATTGGCTGTTGAAGATGGAACAACAGAGACCAAGAACAGGAAGAAGAAAATCAGCATGGAGGAAGTGTTGAACAAAGAGGCCATTTTTTGAGGGGCTTAACTTCTCTCTTTTGTCACTGAGATGAGATTTATTTTCTGGGGTTGTTAAGCACATGCTTAATTAGGACTATTTATACAAGGTTTGAAAGGTTGGAGGAAATGTTTTAATGACATTGAAAATGTCATGCATCGCTGCTTTTCACGTTACAAATTGGAAATTGGCAGACAAAGGACTGGAGGTTTCATTTATTCTTCAGTTAAGAAAAGAAAGATTAGTCTCATTTATGATAAGATAACAAAATTAACGTTTCAAATTAAAGGACGAATTTATACTACTAGCTTTTACTTTTGGTAAGAATTAAAGATATTTAAGCACAGATGGTATGCAGTTCAGTTGACACATTTGAACAGTGCACATAATTGCAAAACTCCTTTCTTACAATGAAACTTATCGAATGTAAATAGTGTTCCTCCCGTGGCAAAAAGGTGTATCTAATTCTCGATTATTTCAGCTCATCAGGAGGTTTTCCCATTAGAAACTTTATGTAAATAATCAGTGTACCGATATATTCAACAAGGAACTCCATATTTATCCAACATACCAAGTACAATCTAATGAAAgaatttctacaaaaaaaaaattacttttctaACATACATTTTACACGGATTGTAACAACGAAGTTATGGCCTTTTAAGATACACAATACTAAAGGGAAAATCATTCAGAATGTCtttcatattttgtaaaatattttttttttgtccctcacttttgaacgtgtaattttatgtttcttacaaattcacattggtcaaatttggtctcTGCTTAGGTTTTTGACTAGTTTTTGGTCGAAATTCATCCCGTGCCTTGTGTGTGATCATTTTTAGgggtaaaattttcaaatcaaaatttgcaTAATTCATCTATAGTCCTCTacgttttacaaaatgaattgttttgtCTCCCGCATTtgacaaaataatttttttcatctctcacatttcacaaaatgaattttttcattcctCATTGACGATGTGTAtggataaatttttttaaaatccatgtatatatttatttgattttacctaaACAGTACGAATAACATGTactatatctctatttgatttcacttaaacAGACTAGTTGTAGTTgtacacatgctattcaatagatatatacatggttTAAATCTAACAATTCtattttaaacccatgtatatatatttgatttcaccatgtgaatctattcaatatttgtagcCTTTTctattttggtaataattcatttaaTGAGTAATTAGATAAAACCATCTAATTAATCGGTCCTAATTCGAATTCTATAGTCATGCTaacaaattatagtttaaatttgaaattttcactCACCACTTTTAAGACCAACAGTTGAATTTATTGCATTgtgattattttaaaatttgaaagtgtcaatcacttatttctttttgtcatacttttcctttgtttattttttctgtccaaatttaattggatataaacacttgataatgtttagaattaaatctcttctttgttttcaattttcgagtaaaaaagaaatgaacatgagtgaaaaactaataattttttaaacccctatatatatctattttaatttcatctgaaattaaatagagatatattacatgctattcgtattgttcaggtgaaatcaaatagatatatacatgagtttaaaaaaattattcatacacatgatcaatgagggatgaaaaaaatttattttgtaaaatatgagggataaaaaattcatttggtgAAATATAAGGGACGAAACAactcattttgtgaaatgtgagggataaaaaaaattcattttatgaaatatgAGGAACTATGGATtgaattatgtaaattttgatttgacaattctACCCTTCAAAAAttatcacgtgcaaggcacatagtggattttgacaaaaaaactagtcgaaaacTTAGATAGAGACCgaatttgatcaatgtgaatttgtaaaggaCATAAAAGTACTGTCGCACcctatttttgaaataaaataaattatgagtatttagttgttagaaaaatgaattttttgatttgaaaaatgagttctttattttagagaataaacaaaagaaaaaaggtctaaaatgggacttaagaAGTGCGACGGCtttggcccaaaataatagtctaaaaaggatttttatgaaaaataggagtcaccacttggtattgaattaaggtgtatcaagtcaccaaaaaatatgttttttaataaaaaataaacaaaaccctttttagatgACTCCAGTTCTtcgaaaaacaagagaaaaaagtTCAAGAGTCACGGTCGAAGAAAATGAAGGCAAAGATTTGATCTAAGGCATTCTTTCATCCTagtcaaggctagttgcatgatttagttgaaatttttcttaatttaatctATAAAATATATCACATGTAGATGTTTCTATATGGATACAAATCTAGACCTAATGGATATCGAGAGGgtcgaaatatctcttcaaaatttaattggtgcaaatcacattaattgtgatgctaaaaaatgattcttagaagaggtcacgaatatgcaaaaatgagattcaaagaaaagaaaaattataatatataaatatacgtgacctaaaagAGAGGAATACAACATAATGGATATAGGGGATTCAGAttcgtgactttaattttcctttttatagaaaggaagagagcgtgctaaaactaaaaaaccACACTTGTTcatttcccatatttgaagggtgactctcctaatctaatcaagcaaatgaactaacctacTTCTAATTTTCCTAAATGATATGCAAatctaaatgtcatgtttcgcGCACATAGAGAGGAGGGAGATAATATAAAGGAAATATCATGCCAAATGAGGAAAAGGATCCTAAAAGTGAAAAGTATGcatgaaatgcaataaatgtcaAGCAAAGTATGAATTCTAGCATGAAAATGGCCTAGAGGGGTCTAACATTGAACTAACTCATTTCTACAAGTCTTCactaacgttggactagtgaaaaatcaGGGAAAAAGGccacaactagtgttggactagtgtaatgacatcatgcatttattataactaaataaatcatataaaacataattaaagcatgcgagcacacaagcaaataaatgcaaataaaaacctaactattacatttggggccctaattacaatctaaggggggaatttaaaaaataataatctaactattacatttatctaactaaatacatttttagcaaaaattaaaacctatctattacatagccTAACTAAATGCATTGTCTTGAGCATCTATCTATTATAACTTGGCacttaaatgcctctcaaataatcatcaaaattaaatagaataaatgaaacttaaaataaataaaatcggtaattaaaggaaaaaacattccaaacatgcaattacacataaaaaCACATTGGAGCatataaaagaatttaaaatgataaaagcggttacctcccttgaagttgtGGTTTTTTTTTCGGAAACGATAGATGAATTTTATAGCAAACCAAACTTTACAATATATGAGCAACGGCTCAACCACCTATACAAAGCGTACGATGACACTAAGAAGAGACAAAAATTCTCTCTTCATCCATAACTATGCTTAGAGCATAACGACTAATGCTTTTACATAGAGACATATTACTATTTTTTCCTACTTCAAAAAAGCACATTTGAAACAGATTAGTTAGAGCAAGTATATCTTCCACTAATGTGACTATGTTCGGATTGTCTCCTTTCCCACTTTTCAGCATGGCAATAAGATGTTTATTGACGTTTATGACTTTAATCCTGTGCCAACCAAGCTGCCTTACTTTGATGAGTGCCAGTCTCACTGCTGCAACTTCATCCTGGATGTCCAGTAGCGAGGTTCTGTCCACTAGCGCCCAGTCAGCTGTGATTCTTGTTCCATTCAGCTTGCCCACAATGCCAATCCCCATCTTGAAGTTGTGGTTGAATGGGGTAAAATTTGCTCTGTTTAtgctccaaaatcaacaaaatgatCAAGGCactaatttaattataaagaaatggaaataatcatgaaatctaccAATAAAGCACttaaatgaagtataattaacaattaaagaagatagACAATTtgtatttaagaaatcaaaactgtCAGTGACCTaattacaaaaattttaaaagtttttagggtcaaattataattattataaagattaggggtcaaaataaaataaaaataaagtttagggatcaaaatgcaattaaatttgggacctaattaaaataaatctaaAGTTCTTAGGAtcataataaaataaattaaaagtaTAGGGGCTGTAATGCAATTTACGTTTTAGATCTTCTTAAGAAAACAGGCCATGGAccatcatttttatttctttgggcAAGAAATTCCTAAACCCAGTCGAAAGTCGAAGAGAAGCAAGCAGTCCAGCCCATCTTTTAATCACTCAAGCCTAACCAAAAAATGTATAGGCTTTGGCCtcctaacccaaaaaaaaaaatcaaaacccaTTCCCAAAACCGAACCAAAATAACATTAAACCTAAAACTCTCCTTCTTACAAAACCCAACCCAAATATTAAATCAACAAAAATCATTAAGCTTTATTTATGCCTTAAAACCGAGAAATATTCTGACCAAAAACttcttaaaatataaaaaaaaaagggattaaaACTTGAAAATGGTAAAATTGGTtcaatttttcagatttttggGCCATAGTACAATTAAGT contains:
- the LOC140014689 gene encoding pectinesterase inhibitor-like; this translates as MASLFNTSSMLIFFFLFLVSVVPSSTANKPKGLDIQHTICSKTSNPHECLNLEHVKTSKTLKAITKASIDVALQEANDVHTKINAVSKKEKDKLLNNLYWHCSKNYNDAIRDLTIAKRSFNSHKFDNIPIETLDAEQEVQACKTVFLAAKRDPANLKKGNEEFYLLAQIARHSSEELVKKISGL